From Bicyclus anynana chromosome 18, ilBicAnyn1.1, whole genome shotgun sequence, a single genomic window includes:
- the LOC112055024 gene encoding uncharacterized protein LOC112055024 isoform X3 gives MMITIHGLPHSTKYSDLKLLIKQKCNISDFILDSLVVDPGRDGSKKVRVGLTDDSEGAHLIKCLDGYNFLGCVLTVQPYAKSSQANPAQHSAYGMKDGYQQRNDYQAPNQMDDRGRMDIPHSNRWGNQSANQSSLQWQPNQLAQPQPHGHDAYSNYQQQPVNPYGLNIGQQVKPQFAPRDAMESTHRAQQTQSYNQNYMQKSNLISLGPQRHIAPSAVRPIPDAARPVQAERYPPQNYNIPEKPMTIMKDNFQGPTQYNLLTGHDPAPATFQPANQQSPWSSQHQPKPFEKPLPFDKKPYDDRKYTPNMATKPLTDPKSDYKSYDKTRELSPRRGYRRDATPERGNIPAERGNLPPGRHVSHSGRISPERPGRQVFIDRKSPGRRGSPDRRMSPARQVYIERRVSPGRRPSPGRKVSPGRKISPGRRVSPGRRQSPGRKVSPGRRVSPGRRPSPGRRVSPGPGRVISDRRISPSGRQMPVSGRVPSPSHRRISPPRKEEYIRGRVSPPAHSPADRRMRHPSPGREGGRGMPPHARQESPRRPGRFSPPRFSDKPMPMEYQDARPSIKSVRPAYEPPAKASNEAKYSGGYRPNVREDDHYPARGQERWKEKEFGHKDIEDRRDTARLQKFDIPRTSDQEPEKSRSRNRMSRSPRRDRSPLKDRLRRHSPSPRSPRRSWALEKRRSPDMREPPPPPVWPGQETKTTGYQHPSRSDFTERDHEKTSAVWLTSQDKKRDDHIRQRVADREHFEEEMRRRGAPEKWKTVPQLSPKGTSRYADDDRTFRNDKYVRKDYEERHDYRDEDDDPSSRRDREMREQRNDPRRDEDFDAKDNILRKEKYAGNIEEKKKEILKKQEQLQKEIDEVYKRAVDFSKKAELYKKGELKKKSSYEPSRRLDEDSNDSDDSYEKYSRKEKTYQKEYERSGHGFSEVTDRVTPGKTKRNTAIAQIADKIMRFGNYLPAELKPRVVAELQLSVSKILTDMFGNEDISFIEMVIKFNSKHTKGAEEKIFDEVMSNFPSHYRRRKRPEDDTELPAQTSRQSDDPDMNTVSDWNIPSNQANMPMVQVPPSEVMNAPVMVPLPAQYELGTMQQHQNFQQENTGEDRLYLCKDDFQTIDEYETTQLKEFLVKQLIKVTQTSQGWAPEFTLAKQHSSYRHEMITRDVRSRDWLMGLDFREFELFNVLVYTSEELWYERAAIWLPGHSRYRNIDPLTKLKLQNKKLEGVNIGKWKLVKMIVNDKGTRIYVDMPPSSARVLELHKMQLGYELQKVNVFLKAVAIDKEAFDAGLNERSITHLPTPNLTPMPSISDTVKDIVQIAFKGNKPLSLALARKVKDTIIYKMFKYHQLDGQSRTDFLTYGFCQPGYFCLLPENAETRRWLCNLDLGKINRIPLVIVGEDECKNKFLNMTVVLPRIMQTKLAFERLKQSNRGVKGLNFTLWKNMSVGSTKRGVYELNVDMDLESIETIVKLKYKLDLVDEGIEHIANIESNLPRAKLEETIAKYKSEQSDKYDVANMDIDSDSDSVVCLD, from the exons ATGATGATAACAATACATGGACTACCACATTCT ACAAAGTATTCAGATTTGAAATtgctaataaaacaaaaatgcaaTATATCAGACTTTATCCTTGATTCTTTGGTTGTGGACCCCGGCCGTGATGGATCGAAGAAAGTCCGCGTCGGGTTAACCGATGACAGCGAGGGAGCCCATTTGATTAAGTGTCTGGACGGATATAACTTTCTAGGATGTGTTCTGACAGTGCAACCGTATGCTAAATCTTCG CAAGCAAATCCAGCTCAGCATAGTGCTTATGGTATGAAAGATGGTTATCAACAGAGGAATGACTACCAGGCACCCAACCAAATGGACGATAGAGGTAGAATGGACATCCCACACTCCAACCGGTGGGGCAACCAGTCTGCCAACCAGTCCAGTTTGCAGTGGCAACCTAACCAACTCGCACAGCCGCAACCTCATGGTCACGATGCTTACAGTAACTATCAACAACAACCCGTCAACCCTTATGGACTCAAT ATTGGTCAGCAAGTTAAGCCACAATTTGCACCTCGTGATGCAATGGAGTCCACACACAGGGCTCAACAAACCCAGAGTTACAACCAGAACTACATGCAGAAGAGCAATTTAATTAGTCTTGGG CCTCAGAGACACATAGCGCCAAGTGCGGTGCGACCAATACCAGACGCCGCGCGACCAGTGCAAGCCGAGCGCTACCCGCCTCAGAACTACAACATACCCGAAAAACCG ATGACCATAATGAAGGACAACTTCCAAGGCCCTACTCAATACAACCTGCTGACGGGCCACGACCCGGCGCCGGCAACCTTCCAGCCGGCCAACCAACAATCGCCCTGGAGCAGTCAG CACCAACCAAAGCCTTTCGAGAAACCATTACCTTTTGACAAGAAGCCATATGACGACAGGAAGTATACTCCAAACATGGCAACAAAGCCGCTCACTGATCCGAAGTCTGATTACAAGAGCTACGATAAAACCCGCGAATTGTCTCCCCGAAGAGGTTATAGAAGGGATGCAACCCCTGAAAGGGGTAACATACCCGCTGAAAGGGGTAATTTACCTCCTGGCAGACACGTTTCGCACTCTGGCAGAATTTCACCAGAGAGACCTGGTCGACAAGTCTTCATAGACAGAAAATCCCCTGGACGTCGAGGTTCACCCGACAGACGAATGTCTCCTGCCAGGCAGGTTTACATTGAACGTAGAGTGTCACCTGGACGTAGACCGTCGCCTGGTCGTAAAGTTTCACCTGGTCGTAAAATTTCACCTGGTCGTAGAGTGTCACCTGGACGTAGACAGTCGCCTGGTCGTAAAGTTTCACCTGGTCGTCGAGTGTCACCTGGGCGTAGACCGTCGCCTGGTCGCAGAGTTTCACCTGGTCCCGGACGTGTCATTTCAGACAGGAGAATTTCCCCGTCCGGCCGTCAGATGCCAG TGTCAGGACGAGTCCCTTCCCCGTCTCACAGACGAATCTCGCCACCAAGAAAAGAAGAGTACATACGAGGACGAGTTTCACCTCCTGCTCATTCTCCtg CAGATAGACGCATGCGGCACCCGTCCCCCGGCAGAGAGGGAGGTCGCGGAATGCCCCCGCACGCGCGACAGGAGTCGCCCAGGAGACCAGGAAG GTTCTCACCACCTCGTTTCTCCGACAAACCGATGCCGATGGAGTATCAGGACGCTCGACCAAGTATCAAGAGCGTTCGCCCCGCCTACGAGCCGCCGGCCAAG GCGTCAAACGAAGCTAAGTACTCAGGTGGTTATCGGCCCAACGTCCGCGAGGACGATCATTATCCAGCAAGGGGACAAGAACGTTGGAAAGAGAAAGAGTTTGGCCACAAAGACATAGAAGATAGAAGGGACACCGCTAGACTTCAAAAGTTTGACATACCGAGGACGTCTGACCAAGAGCCGGAAAAGTCTAGATCACGTAATCGAATGTCGCGATCTCCGAGACGAGATCGGTCACCATTGAAAGATCGCTTGCGACGCCATTCGCCTTCACCGCGCTCACCTCGACGCTCCTGGGCTTTAGAGAAGCGTCGCAGCCCCGACATGCGCGAACCTCCTCCTCCTCCAGTTTGGCCTGGACAGGAGACTAAAACTACCGGCTATCAACACCCTAGCCGATCAGATTTCACGGAAAGAGACCACGAGAAAACATCAGCTGTCTGGCTTACGTCGCAGGATAAAAAACGAGATGACCACATCAGACAAAGGGTTGCCGATCGTGAACATTTCGAGGAAGAAATGCGACGTCGTGGAGCGCCAGAGAAATGGAAAACAGTTCCGCAGTTGAGCCCCAAAGGAACCTCGCGTTACGCGGACGACGACCGTACGTTTAGAAACGACAAGTATGTGAGGAAAGATTACGAGGAACGACATGATTACCGCGATGAAGACGATGACCCATCCAGTCGGAGGGATAGAGAAATGCGAGAACAACGTAACGATCCCCGCCGCGATGAAGATTTCGATGCGAAAGACAACATTCTCCGGAAAGAAAAATATGCTGGCAATATCgaagaaaaaaagaaggagATTTTGAAAAAGCAGGAACAATTGCAGAAGGAGATCGACGAAGTGTACAAGAGAGCAGTAGATTTTAGCAAAAAAGCGGAGTTGTATAAAAAGGGTGAACTGAAGAAAAAATCGAGCTACGAGCCCTCTCGCCGCCTTGACGAAGATTCAAACGATTCAGACGAtagttatgaaaaatattctCGAAAAGAGAAAACTTATCAAAAAGAATATGAGAGATCAGGACACGGATTCAGCGAAGTCACAGACAGGGTGACTCCGGGGAAAACGAAGAGAAACACGGCGATCGCACAGATCGCCGATAAAATAATGAGGTTCGGCAACTACTTGCCGGCAGAACTCAAACCGCGCGTCGTGGCTGAGCTTCAGTTGTCCGTCTCAAAAATACTTACCGACATGTTTGGAAATGAAGACATATCTTTTATAGAAAtggtaataaaatttaactctAAGCACACAAAAGGGGCAGAAGAGAAGATTTTTGACGAAGTAATGTCCAATTTTCCTTCACACTACAGACGACGGAAAAGGCCTGAAG ATGATACTGAACTTCCAGCACAAACTTCTAGGCAGTCAGATGATCCAGACATGAATACAG TTTCAGATTGGAATATACCATCAAACCAGGCAAATATGCCCATGGTGCAAGTGCCACCTTCAGAGGTAATGAATGCCCCGGTAATGGTTCCCCTTCCAGCTCAGTATGAGTTAGGAACCATGCAACAACATCAAAACTTTCAACAAGAAAATACTGGGGAAGATAGGTTGTACCTCTGTAAGGACGATTTTCAGACGATCGATGAATATGAAACTACACAGCTTAAGGAGTTCTTGGTTAAACAACTGATAAAG GTAACACAAACGTCGCAAGGATGGGCTCCAGAATTCACTCTAGCCAAACAGCACAGTTCGTACAGACACGAAATGATCACGCGCGATGTACGTTCCAGAGACTGGCTTATGGGCTTAGATTTCAGAGAATTTGAACTATTCAACGTCCTGGTGTATACCTCGGAGGAATTGTGGTACGAGCGCGCGGCCATTTGGTTGCCCGGACATTCCAGGTACAGGAACATCGATCCCCTCACCAAGTTGAAGTTACAGAACAAAAAGTTGGAGGGCGTCAACATAGGTAAGTGGAAGCTAGTCAAAATGATCGTCAACGACAAAGGTACACGTATATACGTCGATATGCCGCCATCTTCTGCTCGAGTTCTCGAACTTCACAAGATGCAATTGGGCTATGAGTTGCAAAAAGTCAATGTCTTTCTAAAAGCAGTTGCGATCGACAAAGAAGCGTTTGACGCCGGCCTGAACGAACGTTCTATAACTCACCTTCCTACCCCGAATTTAACCCCCATGCCTTCTATATCTGACACAGTAAAGGACATTGTCCAAATCGCTTTCAAAGGCAACAAGCCGCTAAGTCTAGCGTTAGCGCGAAAAGTTAAAGACACGATCATTTACAAGATGTTTAAATACCATCAGCTAGATGGTCAAAGTCGAACTGACTTCCTCACTTACGGCTTCTGCCAGCCTGGATACTTCTGTTTGTTACCCGAGAATGCTGAAACGAGGAGGTGGTTATGCAATTTGGATCTAGGAAAAATCAATCGCATACCGCTGGTTATTGTCGGGGAGGATGAATGCAAGAATAAGTTTTTGAATATGACCGTGGTTTTGCCACGAATTATGCAAACCAAGCTCGCCTTCGAACGTTTGAAGCAGAGCAATCGTGGTGTCAAGGGGTTAAATTTCACATTATGGAAAAACATGTCGGTCGGTTCCACCAAGCGAGGCGTTTACGAGTTAAACGTTGATATGGATCTGGAGTCTATCGAAACCATCGTCAAGCTGAAATATAAATTGGATTTGGTTGACGAAGGAATCGAGCACATTGCAAATATTGAATCTAATCTCCCTCGGGCGAAATTGGAAGAAACCATCGCCAAATATAAATCGGAACAAAGTGACAAATACGACGTCGCCAATATGGATATCGACTCCGATTCAGATAGTGTCGTTTgtcttgattaa
- the LOC112055024 gene encoding uncharacterized protein LOC112055024 isoform X4 yields MMITIHGLPHSTKYSDLKLLIKQKCNISDFILDSLVVDPGRDGSKKVRVGLTDDSEGAHLIKCLDGYNFLGCVLTVQPYAKSSQANPAQHSAYGMKDGYQQRNDYQAPNQMDDRGRMDIPHSNRWGNQSANQSSLQWQPNQLAQPQPHGHDAYSNYQQQPVNPYGLNIGQQVKPQFAPRDAMESTHRAQQTQSYNQNYMQKSNLISLGPQRHIAPSAVRPIPDAARPVQAERYPPQNYNIPEKPMTIMKDNFQGPTQYNLLTGHDPAPATFQPANQQSPWSSQHQPKPFEKPLPFDKKPYDDRKYTPNMATKPLTDPKSDYKSYDKTRELSPRRGYRRDATPERGNIPAERGNLPPGRHVSHSGRISPERPGRQVFIDRKSPGRRGSPDRRMSPARQVYIERRVSPGRRPSPGRKVSPGRKISPGRRVSPGRRQSPGRKVSPGRRVSPGRRPSPGRRVSPGPGRVISDRRISPSGRQMPVSGRVPSPSHRRISPPRKEEYIRGRVSPPAHSPADRRMRHPSPGREGGRGMPPHARQESPRRPGRFSPPRFSDKPMPMEYQDARPSIKSVRPAYEPPAKASNEAKYSGGYRPNVREDDHYPARGQERWKEKEFGHKDIEDRRDTARLQKFDIPRTSDQEPEKSRSRNRMSRSPRRDRSPLKDRLRRHSPSPRSPRRSWALEKRRSPDMREPPPPPVWPGQETKTTGYQHPSRSDFTERDHEKTSAVWLTSQDKKRDDHIRQRVADREHFEEEMRRRGAPEKWKTVPQLSPKGTSRYADDDRTFRNDKYVRKDYEERHDYRDEDDDPSSRRDREMREQRNDPRRDEDFDAKDNILRKEKYAGNIEEKKKEILKKQEQLQKEIDEVYKRAVDFSKKAELYKKGELKKKSSYEPSRRLDEDSNDSDDSYEKYSRKEKTYQKEYERSGHGFSEVTDRVTPGKTKRNTAIAQIADKIMRFGNYLPAELKPRVVAELQLSVSKILTDMFGNEDISFIEMVIKFNSKHTKGAEEKIFDEVMSNFPSHYRRRKRPEDDTELPAQTSRQSDDPDMNTDWNIPSNQANMPMVQVPPSEVMNAPVMVPLPAQYELGTMQQHQNFQQENTGEDRLYLCKDDFQTIDEYETTQLKEFLVKQLIKVTQTSQGWAPEFTLAKQHSSYRHEMITRDVRSRDWLMGLDFREFELFNVLVYTSEELWYERAAIWLPGHSRYRNIDPLTKLKLQNKKLEGVNIGKWKLVKMIVNDKGTRIYVDMPPSSARVLELHKMQLGYELQKVNVFLKAVAIDKEAFDAGLNERSITHLPTPNLTPMPSISDTVKDIVQIAFKGNKPLSLALARKVKDTIIYKMFKYHQLDGQSRTDFLTYGFCQPGYFCLLPENAETRRWLCNLDLGKINRIPLVIVGEDECKNKFLNMTVVLPRIMQTKLAFERLKQSNRGVKGLNFTLWKNMSVGSTKRGVYELNVDMDLESIETIVKLKYKLDLVDEGIEHIANIESNLPRAKLEETIAKYKSEQSDKYDVANMDIDSDSDSVVCLD; encoded by the exons ATGATGATAACAATACATGGACTACCACATTCT ACAAAGTATTCAGATTTGAAATtgctaataaaacaaaaatgcaaTATATCAGACTTTATCCTTGATTCTTTGGTTGTGGACCCCGGCCGTGATGGATCGAAGAAAGTCCGCGTCGGGTTAACCGATGACAGCGAGGGAGCCCATTTGATTAAGTGTCTGGACGGATATAACTTTCTAGGATGTGTTCTGACAGTGCAACCGTATGCTAAATCTTCG CAAGCAAATCCAGCTCAGCATAGTGCTTATGGTATGAAAGATGGTTATCAACAGAGGAATGACTACCAGGCACCCAACCAAATGGACGATAGAGGTAGAATGGACATCCCACACTCCAACCGGTGGGGCAACCAGTCTGCCAACCAGTCCAGTTTGCAGTGGCAACCTAACCAACTCGCACAGCCGCAACCTCATGGTCACGATGCTTACAGTAACTATCAACAACAACCCGTCAACCCTTATGGACTCAAT ATTGGTCAGCAAGTTAAGCCACAATTTGCACCTCGTGATGCAATGGAGTCCACACACAGGGCTCAACAAACCCAGAGTTACAACCAGAACTACATGCAGAAGAGCAATTTAATTAGTCTTGGG CCTCAGAGACACATAGCGCCAAGTGCGGTGCGACCAATACCAGACGCCGCGCGACCAGTGCAAGCCGAGCGCTACCCGCCTCAGAACTACAACATACCCGAAAAACCG ATGACCATAATGAAGGACAACTTCCAAGGCCCTACTCAATACAACCTGCTGACGGGCCACGACCCGGCGCCGGCAACCTTCCAGCCGGCCAACCAACAATCGCCCTGGAGCAGTCAG CACCAACCAAAGCCTTTCGAGAAACCATTACCTTTTGACAAGAAGCCATATGACGACAGGAAGTATACTCCAAACATGGCAACAAAGCCGCTCACTGATCCGAAGTCTGATTACAAGAGCTACGATAAAACCCGCGAATTGTCTCCCCGAAGAGGTTATAGAAGGGATGCAACCCCTGAAAGGGGTAACATACCCGCTGAAAGGGGTAATTTACCTCCTGGCAGACACGTTTCGCACTCTGGCAGAATTTCACCAGAGAGACCTGGTCGACAAGTCTTCATAGACAGAAAATCCCCTGGACGTCGAGGTTCACCCGACAGACGAATGTCTCCTGCCAGGCAGGTTTACATTGAACGTAGAGTGTCACCTGGACGTAGACCGTCGCCTGGTCGTAAAGTTTCACCTGGTCGTAAAATTTCACCTGGTCGTAGAGTGTCACCTGGACGTAGACAGTCGCCTGGTCGTAAAGTTTCACCTGGTCGTCGAGTGTCACCTGGGCGTAGACCGTCGCCTGGTCGCAGAGTTTCACCTGGTCCCGGACGTGTCATTTCAGACAGGAGAATTTCCCCGTCCGGCCGTCAGATGCCAG TGTCAGGACGAGTCCCTTCCCCGTCTCACAGACGAATCTCGCCACCAAGAAAAGAAGAGTACATACGAGGACGAGTTTCACCTCCTGCTCATTCTCCtg CAGATAGACGCATGCGGCACCCGTCCCCCGGCAGAGAGGGAGGTCGCGGAATGCCCCCGCACGCGCGACAGGAGTCGCCCAGGAGACCAGGAAG GTTCTCACCACCTCGTTTCTCCGACAAACCGATGCCGATGGAGTATCAGGACGCTCGACCAAGTATCAAGAGCGTTCGCCCCGCCTACGAGCCGCCGGCCAAG GCGTCAAACGAAGCTAAGTACTCAGGTGGTTATCGGCCCAACGTCCGCGAGGACGATCATTATCCAGCAAGGGGACAAGAACGTTGGAAAGAGAAAGAGTTTGGCCACAAAGACATAGAAGATAGAAGGGACACCGCTAGACTTCAAAAGTTTGACATACCGAGGACGTCTGACCAAGAGCCGGAAAAGTCTAGATCACGTAATCGAATGTCGCGATCTCCGAGACGAGATCGGTCACCATTGAAAGATCGCTTGCGACGCCATTCGCCTTCACCGCGCTCACCTCGACGCTCCTGGGCTTTAGAGAAGCGTCGCAGCCCCGACATGCGCGAACCTCCTCCTCCTCCAGTTTGGCCTGGACAGGAGACTAAAACTACCGGCTATCAACACCCTAGCCGATCAGATTTCACGGAAAGAGACCACGAGAAAACATCAGCTGTCTGGCTTACGTCGCAGGATAAAAAACGAGATGACCACATCAGACAAAGGGTTGCCGATCGTGAACATTTCGAGGAAGAAATGCGACGTCGTGGAGCGCCAGAGAAATGGAAAACAGTTCCGCAGTTGAGCCCCAAAGGAACCTCGCGTTACGCGGACGACGACCGTACGTTTAGAAACGACAAGTATGTGAGGAAAGATTACGAGGAACGACATGATTACCGCGATGAAGACGATGACCCATCCAGTCGGAGGGATAGAGAAATGCGAGAACAACGTAACGATCCCCGCCGCGATGAAGATTTCGATGCGAAAGACAACATTCTCCGGAAAGAAAAATATGCTGGCAATATCgaagaaaaaaagaaggagATTTTGAAAAAGCAGGAACAATTGCAGAAGGAGATCGACGAAGTGTACAAGAGAGCAGTAGATTTTAGCAAAAAAGCGGAGTTGTATAAAAAGGGTGAACTGAAGAAAAAATCGAGCTACGAGCCCTCTCGCCGCCTTGACGAAGATTCAAACGATTCAGACGAtagttatgaaaaatattctCGAAAAGAGAAAACTTATCAAAAAGAATATGAGAGATCAGGACACGGATTCAGCGAAGTCACAGACAGGGTGACTCCGGGGAAAACGAAGAGAAACACGGCGATCGCACAGATCGCCGATAAAATAATGAGGTTCGGCAACTACTTGCCGGCAGAACTCAAACCGCGCGTCGTGGCTGAGCTTCAGTTGTCCGTCTCAAAAATACTTACCGACATGTTTGGAAATGAAGACATATCTTTTATAGAAAtggtaataaaatttaactctAAGCACACAAAAGGGGCAGAAGAGAAGATTTTTGACGAAGTAATGTCCAATTTTCCTTCACACTACAGACGACGGAAAAGGCCTGAAG ATGATACTGAACTTCCAGCACAAACTTCTAGGCAGTCAGATGATCCAGACATGAATACAG ATTGGAATATACCATCAAACCAGGCAAATATGCCCATGGTGCAAGTGCCACCTTCAGAGGTAATGAATGCCCCGGTAATGGTTCCCCTTCCAGCTCAGTATGAGTTAGGAACCATGCAACAACATCAAAACTTTCAACAAGAAAATACTGGGGAAGATAGGTTGTACCTCTGTAAGGACGATTTTCAGACGATCGATGAATATGAAACTACACAGCTTAAGGAGTTCTTGGTTAAACAACTGATAAAG GTAACACAAACGTCGCAAGGATGGGCTCCAGAATTCACTCTAGCCAAACAGCACAGTTCGTACAGACACGAAATGATCACGCGCGATGTACGTTCCAGAGACTGGCTTATGGGCTTAGATTTCAGAGAATTTGAACTATTCAACGTCCTGGTGTATACCTCGGAGGAATTGTGGTACGAGCGCGCGGCCATTTGGTTGCCCGGACATTCCAGGTACAGGAACATCGATCCCCTCACCAAGTTGAAGTTACAGAACAAAAAGTTGGAGGGCGTCAACATAGGTAAGTGGAAGCTAGTCAAAATGATCGTCAACGACAAAGGTACACGTATATACGTCGATATGCCGCCATCTTCTGCTCGAGTTCTCGAACTTCACAAGATGCAATTGGGCTATGAGTTGCAAAAAGTCAATGTCTTTCTAAAAGCAGTTGCGATCGACAAAGAAGCGTTTGACGCCGGCCTGAACGAACGTTCTATAACTCACCTTCCTACCCCGAATTTAACCCCCATGCCTTCTATATCTGACACAGTAAAGGACATTGTCCAAATCGCTTTCAAAGGCAACAAGCCGCTAAGTCTAGCGTTAGCGCGAAAAGTTAAAGACACGATCATTTACAAGATGTTTAAATACCATCAGCTAGATGGTCAAAGTCGAACTGACTTCCTCACTTACGGCTTCTGCCAGCCTGGATACTTCTGTTTGTTACCCGAGAATGCTGAAACGAGGAGGTGGTTATGCAATTTGGATCTAGGAAAAATCAATCGCATACCGCTGGTTATTGTCGGGGAGGATGAATGCAAGAATAAGTTTTTGAATATGACCGTGGTTTTGCCACGAATTATGCAAACCAAGCTCGCCTTCGAACGTTTGAAGCAGAGCAATCGTGGTGTCAAGGGGTTAAATTTCACATTATGGAAAAACATGTCGGTCGGTTCCACCAAGCGAGGCGTTTACGAGTTAAACGTTGATATGGATCTGGAGTCTATCGAAACCATCGTCAAGCTGAAATATAAATTGGATTTGGTTGACGAAGGAATCGAGCACATTGCAAATATTGAATCTAATCTCCCTCGGGCGAAATTGGAAGAAACCATCGCCAAATATAAATCGGAACAAAGTGACAAATACGACGTCGCCAATATGGATATCGACTCCGATTCAGATAGTGTCGTTTgtcttgattaa